From a single Candidatus Neomarinimicrobiota bacterium genomic region:
- the atpF gene encoding F0F1 ATP synthase subunit B, with the protein MENLLRFDTGLMIWTWITFIAVLVILGTKAWKPMIKALENRENFIRESLEEAEEARKEADKIAIEYEAMVAKARQEAQNIVAAGKETAERMKADILDEAQDKSAGILKQAEIQIGAERDKAIAEIRTQIVDISLAAAEKIISKSITLEDNERLIDDALKDYGRN; encoded by the coding sequence ATGGAAAACCTGCTACGGTTTGACACAGGCTTAATGATTTGGACCTGGATCACCTTCATTGCGGTGTTGGTGATTCTGGGTACCAAAGCCTGGAAGCCCATGATCAAAGCGCTGGAAAATCGCGAAAATTTCATTCGTGAATCACTTGAAGAAGCTGAAGAAGCTCGTAAAGAAGCTGATAAAATTGCGATTGAATATGAAGCGATGGTTGCCAAAGCTCGACAAGAAGCCCAAAATATTGTAGCTGCTGGCAAGGAAACCGCTGAACGGATGAAAGCTGACATCCTCGATGAAGCGCAGGATAAATCTGCCGGGATTCTCAAACAAGCTGAAATTCAGATTGGCGCAGAACGTGATAAGGCCATTGCAGAAATCCGGACTCAGATTGTGGATATCTCACTGGCTGCTGCTGAAAAAATTATCTCAAAATCAATTACTCTGGAAGACAACGAACGTCTCATCGATGACG